In a genomic window of Occallatibacter riparius:
- a CDS encoding M48 family metallopeptidase: MILFVSSLVTGAATLNAQNAPEPTPEEKQMITAQQQAPSDQAYHLPPDKLAKAKTLNKIRLTLDIVGSIWGLAVLWLLLATRTAAALEQWAAGRSPRRWMQGVWFFAAFILIAFLASLPLDMIGHTVSRHYGISVQGWAGWFGDQGKSLGLALAFGLLGLLLFNWIVKVSPQRFWLLCWIVAVPLSIAGAIGEPLLEPIYNQFEPLSKNNAALVADLQKVVARTGTNIPPDRMYLMKASVKTNGLNAYVSGLGATKRIVVWDTTAGRVPNDEVMYIFGHETGHYVLHHIPKGLAASAVGMFFLFWVCAGFSRWLVARYGERWSIHEQTGPKGGIAPLATRAGFVVLLFAVSMAGFIVTPIGNTFSRYLEHQSDVYGQEAMHGLVPDPQRTAVAAFNALGEAWLEDPDPSPIVEFWLYNHPSVKNRANFAAHYDPWANGGHGEFFQK, encoded by the coding sequence ATGATTCTGTTCGTTTCATCGCTCGTCACCGGCGCTGCCACGCTCAATGCGCAGAACGCGCCTGAGCCCACGCCCGAAGAAAAGCAGATGATCACTGCCCAGCAGCAGGCACCGTCTGATCAGGCCTATCATCTGCCGCCCGACAAGCTTGCCAAGGCAAAGACGCTGAACAAGATCCGGCTCACTCTCGACATCGTCGGATCCATATGGGGACTCGCCGTCCTGTGGCTGCTGCTGGCCACGCGCACCGCTGCCGCGCTGGAGCAATGGGCCGCCGGTCGCTCGCCCCGCCGTTGGATGCAGGGCGTCTGGTTCTTCGCGGCATTCATCCTGATTGCTTTTCTGGCGAGCCTTCCACTCGACATGATCGGCCACACCGTCAGCCGCCACTACGGCATCAGCGTCCAGGGCTGGGCAGGCTGGTTCGGCGACCAGGGCAAAAGCCTCGGCCTGGCGCTTGCCTTCGGCTTGCTGGGCCTGTTGCTCTTCAACTGGATCGTGAAGGTCTCCCCACAGCGCTTCTGGCTCTTGTGCTGGATCGTCGCCGTGCCCCTCTCCATTGCTGGTGCAATCGGCGAACCGCTGCTCGAGCCCATCTATAACCAGTTCGAACCGCTGTCGAAGAACAACGCCGCGCTCGTCGCGGACCTCCAAAAGGTCGTCGCGCGCACCGGCACCAACATCCCGCCTGACCGCATGTACCTTATGAAGGCCAGCGTCAAGACCAATGGCCTCAACGCTTACGTCAGCGGGCTCGGCGCCACCAAGCGCATCGTTGTGTGGGATACTACCGCGGGCCGCGTGCCCAACGACGAAGTCATGTACATCTTCGGCCACGAGACCGGACACTACGTGCTGCACCACATCCCCAAGGGACTTGCGGCTTCAGCGGTCGGCATGTTCTTCCTCTTCTGGGTGTGCGCCGGCTTCTCAAGATGGCTTGTGGCGCGTTACGGCGAGCGCTGGAGTATCCACGAGCAAACCGGCCCGAAGGGAGGGATCGCGCCCCTCGCCACGCGCGCCGGTTTCGTAGTGCTGCTCTTCGCGGTATCCATGGCGGGATTCATCGTCACTCCGATCGGCAACACCTTCAGCCGCTATCTTGAGCACCAGTCCGACGTCTACGGGCAGGAGGCCATGCACGGCCTTGTTCCCGATCCGCAACGCACTGCGGTCGCCGCCTTCAACGCTCTCGGCGAGGCCTGGCTCGAAGATCCCGATCCCAGCCCCATCGTGGAGTTCTGGCTCTACAATCACCCTTCCGTGAAGAACCGCGCCAACTTCGCCGCGCATTACGACCCATGGGCCAACGGCGGCCACGGAGAGTTCTTCCAGAAGTAG
- a CDS encoding choice-of-anchor D domain-containing protein, which yields MRQLKLTLTIPERALSRKQRARSSSAWLSVLLVGAVLWLVSGGELDPGQVDFGAVSYGTAVQKQLKLTNRGFRDLPIARFSVEQDAQEFTVVADECKDLPASNVCTIDVTFHSGDPGAKRARLVVETASGQRLISDLTAISLPDIVTVTPEFLAFGDVFTGSTSAEQIVSVSGAPGLTLTAASAEGDGYIARQRGCENLAGTTICKVAVQFQSGTTAGERAGVLDVSDNRSGIQHKVPLTANGTAPAPVQVLDLNAGGKSSASGEDLGNKQAQTPPTPPPVQQPPPSAPAPPAPATVAPPVMRVIPSVLQFEVDSAAQDVEVSNVGGPGLTVNAVLKGKSASSYEIVDNRCANPLRSDESCRISVRFAPGAVRFRSSYTAELHITPGSTQAILNQMVANDVALVGRNRPGSGWQLPQFPPPSSSVPTAPQQGTPSQPQPNPQPQPRPHVTITPAEPDLSPPHIRQLITIMNDGKVPLQAIQLQLKGPQSSSFSLTDSNCAGLAVGQSCRVLAVFIARSTVGQFNAVLSVLGGAQQLGTANLHATVAPSIKGAITMKGANTIYRPKPAPSNTPPPIQ from the coding sequence ATGCGCCAGCTGAAGCTGACCTTGACCATTCCTGAGCGCGCACTGAGCCGGAAGCAGCGGGCACGAAGCTCATCTGCGTGGTTGTCGGTCCTGCTGGTGGGCGCAGTGTTGTGGCTTGTATCGGGCGGCGAGCTCGATCCGGGGCAGGTGGATTTCGGAGCGGTTTCATACGGCACTGCTGTGCAGAAACAACTGAAGCTCACCAACCGCGGCTTTCGCGATTTGCCGATCGCGCGGTTTTCCGTGGAACAAGACGCGCAGGAGTTCACAGTCGTCGCGGACGAATGCAAAGACCTGCCGGCCTCCAACGTCTGCACGATTGATGTGACCTTCCACTCCGGCGATCCCGGCGCCAAGCGCGCCCGGCTGGTGGTGGAAACCGCTTCCGGGCAGCGCCTGATATCGGATCTTACAGCTATCTCGCTGCCCGATATCGTCACGGTTACACCGGAGTTTCTGGCTTTCGGAGACGTCTTCACGGGCAGCACGTCCGCCGAGCAGATTGTGAGTGTAAGTGGCGCGCCCGGTCTCACATTGACGGCCGCATCCGCAGAGGGAGACGGATACATAGCCAGACAAAGAGGCTGTGAGAACCTGGCCGGCACCACCATCTGTAAAGTTGCCGTGCAATTTCAATCAGGCACGACGGCCGGAGAGCGAGCCGGAGTTCTCGATGTGTCGGACAATCGCAGCGGTATACAGCACAAGGTGCCGCTCACGGCGAACGGGACCGCGCCAGCTCCCGTGCAGGTGTTGGATCTGAACGCGGGGGGAAAGTCCTCTGCGAGCGGCGAAGACCTGGGGAACAAGCAGGCACAGACTCCACCGACACCGCCCCCGGTGCAACAGCCTCCTCCGTCTGCGCCGGCACCTCCTGCGCCTGCGACAGTAGCCCCTCCCGTGATGCGGGTGATCCCGTCTGTGCTGCAGTTCGAGGTCGACTCAGCAGCGCAGGATGTGGAGGTGTCGAACGTAGGCGGCCCGGGGCTAACCGTGAACGCAGTGCTCAAGGGGAAGAGTGCCAGCAGCTACGAGATCGTCGATAATCGATGCGCCAACCCGCTGAGGAGCGATGAGAGCTGCAGGATTTCGGTTCGCTTTGCGCCGGGTGCGGTGAGATTTCGCTCCAGCTACACGGCCGAGTTGCATATCACCCCCGGCAGTACGCAAGCGATCCTGAACCAGATGGTCGCGAACGATGTGGCTTTGGTAGGACGAAATCGACCGGGTTCCGGATGGCAGTTGCCGCAATTTCCGCCGCCGTCCTCGTCTGTGCCGACTGCGCCCCAGCAGGGAACTCCGTCCCAGCCCCAACCAAATCCGCAACCGCAACCGCGGCCACATGTGACGATCACTCCGGCAGAACCGGATCTTTCGCCTCCGCACATACGCCAGCTGATCACAATCATGAATGACGGCAAGGTGCCGCTGCAGGCCATCCAGCTACAGCTCAAAGGTCCCCAGAGCAGCTCTTTCTCTCTCACGGACAGCAACTGCGCAGGCCTTGCTGTTGGCCAGAGCTGCAGGGTCCTCGCCGTGTTCATTGCGCGCTCGACGGTGGGGCAGTTCAACGCTGTGCTCTCGGTGTTGGGCGGCGCCCAGCAACTAGGCACCGCCAATCTGCACGCGACCGTCGCTCCATCGATCAAGGGGGCGATCACGATGAAAGGTGCGAACACGATTTACCGGCCGAAACCGGCCCCGTCCAACACGCCGCCGCCGATTCAATAG